A window of uncultured Methanoregula sp. genomic DNA:
GAGAAAACGCTGTTTGGTCTCCTTGGAATACAGTCAGGCGTCATCCTCCCCATATTTATCCGGGATGACCTCTGGGGCTTTATCGGGTTCTTCGATCTTGAAGAAAAGACACGGTCTCCGGATGAGATCGAGGCTCTGCGCATAACCGCAAACCTGCTGGGCGCAGCAATGGGATACCGGTAAACAGCATGACGGAAGCACCACCGAGGATTTTCATTGTCGAAGATGAGGCAATCGTGGCCAGCGATATAAAAGAGACCCTCATCAGTCTCGGGTACAGGGTGGAAGGCATTGCAAAGACCGGTGAATCCGCAGTTGAGAAAGTATCAGAGCTCCTCCCGGATCTCGTGCTCATGGACATCCATCTCGCCGGAAAGATGGATGGCATAGAAGCTTCAGGAAGGATTCATGAAGAGCAGAATATTCCTGTCATCTTCCTGACGGCCTATGCCGACAGGGCACTTCTCGACCGGGCAAAAAAGACGGAGCCTTACGGGTATATTATCAAACCCTACGACGAACGGGGGATCCAGTCAGCCATTGAGATGGCCCTCTACAAGCACCGTATGGAGCAGCGGCTCAGGGAGAGCGAGGAGACCACCCGGGCCATGGTGAACGCCACCCGGGATTACCTGTACCTTATCGGCACCGACGGCAGATTCCTGATGGCAAACGAGGCACTGAGCGAGGTTGCAGGAACGACACCGGACGAGTTACAGAAGACCAGCGCATATGATCTGGTTGGAAAGAACATCCTCACCCCGAAAATGGCCTGCTGGCAGCTGAACCCGATGGGTGAGAAGCGGCTCGTTTTCGAGGAGCAGCTCAACCGGAGCTGGTACGATGTTACCATCTACCCGGTGTACGACAAAAAAGGCGGGGTGGAGAAATATGCCGTCAGCGTCCGGAATATCACCGCGAGGAAACAGGCAGAGGACCAGGTGAGGAGCAATGCCGAATACTTCCGGGCCATCATCGAGGAGGCGTCCGAGATCGTTGTCCTGCTCGACCAAAACGGCTCGTTCTCGCAGCAGAGCCCGTCCTTCAATGCCGCACTCGGGTACCGGGTAGATGACGAACCAAAAAAGAGTTTCTTCGATTATCTTGTCATGAGCGACTGGCAGGAAGCAAAACAGGTCTTTTCTGAAGTTCTGATCCATCCCGGCATGGCAAAGCCGGTGAGACTGAAATTTGAGACAAGCGACCGGAGCATCTGTACGATCCGGGGGATTCTGAGCAATCTGTCGGATAACCCTTTTGTGGGAAAAGTCGTACTCAACGGGTGGGTTGAATAAGGAGTACTCCGGAAAAGGGCCGATCCGGCTGCCGGGAAGTAACAAAAAGTTCCACCGGGCACAGAGCCGGTCCGTTTTTTAATTCAAAACCAAAAAAGAGATCAGTAGGTCCTTCCCACGAGAGTTGCTTTCCCGGGTTTTCCACAGACAATGCACTTCCCGTCGGTAGTGGGGATATAGGGTGACCGCACTTCGGTCCCGAGGATGCTGGAGTTGGCCTTCTCCTCGATAACTTCGCCGCAGCCTTTCTCCCGGCACCAGTGGACGACTGCGACTTTTCCCTCGTTGAGTGCGGTATTGAGGGCATCCATCGTGTCCACGGAGCAGAGATGGGACTTCGTGTGCTCTTCTGCCCTGGTGCGGATCGCTTCCGTGACCTCTCCGAGCACCCGGGTTACCCCGTCGGTGATGGTTGCAAGATCGAGCGATACTTTCTCTCCGGTTCTCTTGACCGCCATGACTTTTCCAGAATCGAGATCCCTTGGTCCGAGTTCGAGCCGGACGGGAACGCCGCGAAGCTCCCACCAGTAATACTTGGCCCCGGGGCGCATATCGCGGGTATCCATCTTCACCCGGAACCCGGCTGCCCTGAGATCCGATTCCAGTTTCTGTGCGGCTGCGAGAACATCCTCATGCCGTTTCCCGATCGTGATCGGGACGATGATTGCCTGGACCGGGGCGGCTGCCGGCGGGAGAATGAGGCCCTTGTCATCGCCGTGCAGGCTGATGAGCGCAGCAATGGATCGCTCCGAGATGCCGTAGCAGGTCTGGTTTGCGAGCTGCTGGACGCCTTCCTTGTCCTCGTAATTGATCGCAAACGTCTTGGAGAAGTGCGTGCCGAGGTGGTGGACCGTGCCTATCTGGAGGGTCTTGCCATTGGGCATGATCGCGTCCACCGCGATCGTGTAATCCGCACCGGGGAACTTGTCCCAGTCGGGCCTTTTGGAGATGATGATCGGGATGCAGAATCCGTCGTAGAACTCCCGGGTGAGCCCGAGCTCGTACTCCACCTGGGCTTCCGCCTCGTCCCAGGTTGCATGGACTGTATGGGACTCCATGAACGAGGTGATCTCGCGGAGCCGGATCAGGGGCCGGGTCTGCTTGGTCTCGTACCGGAAGGTGTTGACGATCTGGTAGTACTTCATCGGCAGGTCGGCATGCGAGCGGAGCCAGAGGGCGTACATCGGGTAGATGGCGGTCTCGCTCGTGGGCCGCAGCGCAAGCTTGACATCGAGGGGGGTTGTACCGCCGTGGGTAACCCAGTAGACCTCGTCCTCGAACCCCTTGATGTGCTCGGCCTCCTTCATGAACTCCTGCTCGGGGATGAGGAGCGGGAAGAGCGTCTCCTCGTGGTCGCGATCCAGGAGGTCGCGGAGCCGGTTGTATACGAACTTGCGGATCGCAAACCCGTAGGGATACCAGACGTAGAGACCCTTGACCGGGTAGCGGACATCCATGATCTCTGCCCGCCAGAGAATATCATTAAACCATCCGGAAAAATCCTGCTTGGGCGGCAGGGTGCCTGCGTCATCATCCATGTGAAAAAATCCTCTTTAAGCTACTAGATGTATGACGACAGGCGTAATAAAAGCCTCGACGCACGCGGCAACAAAAACGAGCGGGAGCACGTACAGGAGGAAGAGCCGGGCATACCTGCGGGCATTCCCTTCCGTATCCGGCCCGCCATACCATTCCGCGATGAGCGCCTGGGCAAGGAGGAGACCGAGGGCCCCGGAGAGGATGAAGGCCGGAATCTCGAAGATCCCGTGGGGGACGAGGGCAGCTGCAACAAAGAGCGGGCTGTGATCCGTGTGGATGATCTCCATGATTGCGCCTATCACGATCCCGTTGAGGCTCATGACAAAGATGGTGAGGATGCCAAAGGATGCCCCGCCAAGGAAGAGGAAGATGCAGGCCTCAAGATTGTTGAAGA
This region includes:
- a CDS encoding response regulator translates to MTEAPPRIFIVEDEAIVASDIKETLISLGYRVEGIAKTGESAVEKVSELLPDLVLMDIHLAGKMDGIEASGRIHEEQNIPVIFLTAYADRALLDRAKKTEPYGYIIKPYDERGIQSAIEMALYKHRMEQRLRESEETTRAMVNATRDYLYLIGTDGRFLMANEALSEVAGTTPDELQKTSAYDLVGKNILTPKMACWQLNPMGEKRLVFEEQLNRSWYDVTIYPVYDKKGGVEKYAVSVRNITARKQAEDQVRSNAEYFRAIIEEASEIVVLLDQNGSFSQQSPSFNAALGYRVDDEPKKSFFDYLVMSDWQEAKQVFSEVLIHPGMAKPVRLKFETSDRSICTIRGILSNLSDNPFVGKVVLNGWVE
- the proS gene encoding proline--tRNA ligase; this translates as MDDDAGTLPPKQDFSGWFNDILWRAEIMDVRYPVKGLYVWYPYGFAIRKFVYNRLRDLLDRDHEETLFPLLIPEQEFMKEAEHIKGFEDEVYWVTHGGTTPLDVKLALRPTSETAIYPMYALWLRSHADLPMKYYQIVNTFRYETKQTRPLIRLREITSFMESHTVHATWDEAEAQVEYELGLTREFYDGFCIPIIISKRPDWDKFPGADYTIAVDAIMPNGKTLQIGTVHHLGTHFSKTFAINYEDKEGVQQLANQTCYGISERSIAALISLHGDDKGLILPPAAAPVQAIIVPITIGKRHEDVLAAAQKLESDLRAAGFRVKMDTRDMRPGAKYYWWELRGVPVRLELGPRDLDSGKVMAVKRTGEKVSLDLATITDGVTRVLGEVTEAIRTRAEEHTKSHLCSVDTMDALNTALNEGKVAVVHWCREKGCGEVIEEKANSSILGTEVRSPYIPTTDGKCIVCGKPGKATLVGRTY
- a CDS encoding stage II sporulation protein M, coding for MSDAPLTNAIIIILLLFCTTLTVGWVGSSQNPAIGQDLMKLFQKEVAGQMSVDNAPDLCAKLFFNNLEACIFLFLGGASFGILTIFVMSLNGIVIGAIMEIIHTDHSPLFVAAALVPHGIFEIPAFILSGALGLLLAQALIAEWYGGPDTEGNARRYARLFLLYVLPLVFVAACVEAFITPVVIHLVA